The nucleotide window CGCCGAGCCTCCGCGTCGGCGCGCTGGCGGCCCGCGGCCCGGTACTGGAGCGGCTGCGCGCCATTCAGGTCGTCGACAGTTTCTTCGTTCCCCGGCCGCTCCAGGAGGCCGCGCTCGAACTGGTCGGTTCGCCGGCCTGGAGCCGTCATCTGCGCACCGTCGCGACCGTGCTGAAGGGCCGCCGCAACGCGATGACGGCCGCGCTCCGCCAGGAGCTCCCCGCATTCGCCCTCCCGCACATCCCGTCGGGCGGCGGCAGCCTCTGGCTGGGCCTCCCCGCGGCCTGGACCGCCGCCGAGGAGTCCGCGGTGGTCTCCGCGGCGCTGCGCGCGGGCGTCGCCGTCGCGCCAGGCCGCCCCTACTTCTGCGCGGAGGCACCGGCCGGCCGCATCCGGCTGAGCTTCGCCGCCGTCTCGGGCGCCGCCGAGATCGCCGAGGGCGTACGACGGCTGCGCACCGCCTGCGACGAGCTCCGCGACGGCCCGGAGCGGGGTGCGCGCCCGCCCGCGTGACCCCCGTGCCGGCGGGCTTCCGTGCTACGGCACACGGACTGCCCGATCCGTCCCCTTGACCGGTGTGGCGTTCGGCTCCACGATCGCGGCCATGAGTGTTCGAGTCTCCCTGGTCGCTGCGGCGCGCAGCTCCGCCCTGCTCGCCGAGCGCTTCGAGGACGACCGGCCGCTCGACCACGCCGGCTGGCACGAGATCCAGCTCACCGCGCACACGCTCCTGCCGCTCGGTGCCGCCGAGCTGCGCTACTGCTCCCCGACCCCGCGCAGCCGCGCCACAGGCGAGGCGCTCGGCTTCGCGCCGATGGCCCAGCCCGCGCTGCGCGACTGCGACATGGGTCGCTGGCGGGGCTGGACCCTCGCCGAGGTCGCCGCCCGCGAACCGGCCGCCGTGGACGCCTGGCTCGCCGACCCGCGCTCCGCCCCGCACGGCGGCGAGCCCCTCCTGGCCTTCATCTCGCGGATAGGGGGCTGGCTCGACACCCGGCCCGCCTGCGACGGATTCATCGTCGCGGTCGCCGAGCCCGCGGTGGTGCGGGCCGCCCTCGTCTATGCCCTCAAGGCCCCGCCCGCCACGTACTGGAACGTCGATGTCCGCCCGCTGTCCAGAGTCACCCTCAC belongs to Streptomyces finlayi and includes:
- a CDS encoding histidine phosphatase family protein encodes the protein MSVRVSLVAAARSSALLAERFEDDRPLDHAGWHEIQLTAHTLLPLGAAELRYCSPTPRSRATGEALGFAPMAQPALRDCDMGRWRGWTLAEVAAREPAAVDAWLADPRSAPHGGEPLLAFISRIGGWLDTRPACDGFIVAVAEPAVVRAALVYALKAPPATYWNVDVRPLSRVTLTGAPGRWSLSLEAASG